In one window of Zhihengliuella sp. ISTPL4 DNA:
- a CDS encoding M13 family metallopeptidase — MTDVLPAGLALDDLSPDIRPQDDLYRHVNGAWIARTEIPGDKARWGSFHLLAEQAEKDVRAIVEESQEAEEGTIARKIGDLFASFMDTERIAAAGVTPLADTFAEIDAIDGIPTFLRTVGAYDREGRAAVIGLYVDGDPGNPERYLPVLVQAGLSLPDESYFRLDTFAETRAVYREHLERLLTLAGVPDAAAQAERSIALETALAGHHWDNVRSRDAVATYNLKTWDELQALAGVDLTPWREAVTPTNAQAFDEVVVAQPSFFEGLGALLTPERLEDWKAWLRAKVVHAAAPYLTDDLVQENFSFYGTQLTGVPTIRERWKRGVSVTEGALGEAIGKVYVERHYPPTAKAAMDELVANLVEAYRQSIETLEWMTAETRQRALAKLDAFTPKIGHPEVWRDYSALVIDRSDLLGNVRRAAIFEHDRNIDKVGKPIDRTEWHMPPQMVNAYYNPSMNEIVFPAAILQYPFFDAGRDAAANYGGIGAVIGHEIGHGFDDQGSRYDGDGRLQDWWTDADRAAFEERTKELIAQYDALVPEGLDSEHHVNGALTIGENIGDLGGLGIALKAYELSLRTDPSVPEPVEAPVIDGYTGVQRLLLSWAQVWQQKSREAETLRLLTIDPHSPNEFRCNQIVRNIDAFYEAFGVTEKDALWLPESSRVTIW; from the coding sequence ATGACCGATGTGCTTCCCGCGGGCCTCGCGCTCGACGACCTCAGCCCCGACATCCGCCCGCAGGACGATCTGTATCGTCACGTGAACGGCGCCTGGATCGCCCGCACCGAGATCCCCGGCGACAAGGCCCGCTGGGGCTCCTTCCACCTGCTGGCCGAGCAGGCCGAGAAGGATGTCCGCGCGATCGTCGAGGAGTCGCAGGAGGCGGAGGAGGGGACCATCGCCCGTAAGATCGGCGATCTCTTCGCGAGCTTCATGGACACCGAGCGCATCGCCGCCGCGGGCGTGACCCCGCTGGCCGACACCTTCGCCGAGATCGACGCGATCGACGGCATCCCCACCTTCCTGCGCACGGTGGGCGCCTACGACCGGGAGGGCCGGGCGGCGGTGATCGGTCTTTATGTCGACGGCGATCCCGGGAATCCGGAGCGCTACCTTCCGGTGCTCGTGCAGGCCGGACTCTCGCTGCCGGACGAGAGCTACTTCCGCCTCGACACGTTCGCGGAGACCCGCGCGGTCTACCGCGAGCACCTCGAGCGCCTGCTCACTCTCGCCGGCGTCCCCGATGCTGCGGCACAGGCCGAGCGCTCCATCGCGCTGGAGACCGCGCTCGCCGGGCACCACTGGGACAACGTGCGCAGCCGCGACGCGGTGGCCACCTACAACCTCAAGACCTGGGACGAGCTCCAGGCCCTCGCCGGCGTCGACCTCACCCCGTGGCGCGAGGCCGTGACGCCGACCAACGCGCAGGCGTTCGACGAGGTCGTCGTCGCGCAGCCGAGCTTTTTCGAGGGGCTGGGCGCTCTGCTGACTCCGGAGCGGCTGGAGGACTGGAAGGCGTGGCTCCGTGCGAAGGTCGTGCACGCGGCGGCGCCGTACCTGACCGACGACCTCGTGCAGGAGAACTTCTCGTTCTACGGCACGCAGCTCACCGGTGTCCCCACGATCCGGGAACGCTGGAAGCGCGGTGTCTCGGTCACCGAGGGGGCGCTCGGCGAAGCGATCGGCAAGGTCTACGTCGAGCGGCACTACCCGCCGACCGCGAAGGCGGCCATGGACGAGCTCGTCGCCAATCTCGTCGAGGCCTACCGGCAGAGCATCGAGACTCTGGAATGGATGACCGCCGAGACCCGGCAGCGGGCGCTGGCGAAGCTCGACGCGTTCACGCCGAAGATCGGGCACCCCGAGGTGTGGCGGGACTATTCGGCGCTCGTGATCGACCGGAGCGACCTCCTCGGCAACGTGCGCCGCGCGGCCATCTTCGAGCACGACCGCAACATCGACAAGGTCGGGAAGCCGATCGACCGCACCGAGTGGCACATGCCGCCGCAGATGGTGAACGCCTACTACAACCCCTCGATGAACGAGATCGTGTTCCCTGCGGCCATCCTGCAGTACCCCTTCTTCGACGCCGGGCGCGACGCGGCGGCGAACTACGGCGGGATCGGCGCGGTCATCGGTCACGAGATCGGTCACGGCTTCGACGACCAGGGCAGCCGGTACGACGGCGACGGGCGCCTGCAGGACTGGTGGACCGACGCCGACCGTGCCGCCTTCGAAGAGCGCACGAAAGAGCTCATCGCGCAGTACGACGCTCTCGTGCCGGAGGGTCTCGACAGCGAGCACCATGTGAACGGCGCGCTCACCATCGGTGAGAACATCGGCGATCTGGGTGGCCTCGGCATCGCGCTGAAGGCGTACGAGTTGTCGCTGCGCACGGACCCGTCGGTTCCCGAGCCGGTCGAGGCCCCGGTCATCGACGGCTACACCGGCGTGCAGCGGCTGCTCCTCTCATGGGCGCAGGTCTGGCAGCAGAAGAGCCGGGAGGCCGAGACCTTGCGCCTGCTGACGATCGATCCGCACTCGCCCAACGAGTTCCGGTGCAACCAGATCGTCCGCAACATCGACGCGTTCTACGAGGCCTTCGGCGTCACCGAGAAGGATGCCCTATGGCTGCCGGAGTCGTCCCGGGTGACCATCTGGTGA
- a CDS encoding glycine--tRNA ligase, translating into MAEQSRLDKVIALARHRGFVFQAGEIYGGSRSAWDYGPLGTELKENIRRQWWQTFVRGRGDMVGLDSSIILPKRVWEASGHVATFTDPLVECLQCHKRFRADNLIEDFEARKGRKAENGLADIPCPNCGTKGQYTEPKSFSGLVKTYLGVVDDDSGLHYLRPETAQGIFVNFSNVLTASRKKPPFGIGQVGKAFRNEITPGNFIFRTREFEQMEIEFFTPPAEAPQWFDHWVEACWNWFIDLGIDPENMRQFDVPEEDRAHYSAGTIDVEYRFGFAGKEWGELMGVANRTDYDLSSHSEASGQSLTYFDQATGERYTPYVIEPSFGLTRAMMAFLVDAYVEEQVPNAKGGTDTRTVLKLDPRLAPVKAAVLPLSRNENLSPLAREVADTLRGSWAVDFDDAGAIGRRYRRQDEIGTPFCVTVDFDSLDDRAVTVRDRDTMAQERVPIDELHAYLAERLRGA; encoded by the coding sequence GTGGCCGAACAGTCCCGCCTCGACAAGGTCATCGCCCTCGCCCGCCACCGCGGTTTCGTGTTCCAGGCGGGTGAGATCTACGGCGGTTCCCGGTCGGCCTGGGACTACGGACCCCTCGGCACCGAGCTGAAGGAGAACATTCGGCGGCAGTGGTGGCAGACGTTCGTGCGCGGCCGCGGCGACATGGTCGGCCTCGACTCCAGCATCATCCTGCCCAAGCGCGTGTGGGAGGCCTCGGGTCACGTCGCGACTTTCACCGACCCGCTCGTCGAGTGCCTGCAGTGCCACAAGCGCTTCCGCGCCGACAACCTCATCGAGGACTTCGAGGCGCGCAAGGGGCGCAAGGCCGAGAACGGTCTCGCCGACATCCCCTGCCCGAACTGCGGCACCAAGGGCCAGTACACCGAGCCCAAGTCGTTCTCGGGGCTCGTCAAGACGTATCTCGGGGTCGTGGACGACGATTCGGGTCTGCACTACCTGCGCCCGGAGACCGCGCAGGGCATCTTCGTGAACTTCTCGAACGTGCTCACCGCGAGCCGCAAGAAGCCGCCGTTCGGCATCGGCCAGGTCGGCAAGGCGTTCCGCAACGAGATCACCCCCGGCAACTTCATCTTCCGCACCCGTGAGTTCGAGCAGATGGAGATCGAGTTCTTCACGCCGCCCGCCGAGGCGCCGCAGTGGTTCGACCACTGGGTCGAGGCCTGCTGGAACTGGTTCATCGATCTCGGCATCGACCCGGAGAACATGCGGCAGTTCGACGTGCCGGAGGAGGACCGCGCGCACTACTCGGCCGGCACCATCGACGTCGAGTACCGCTTCGGCTTCGCGGGCAAGGAGTGGGGCGAGCTCATGGGCGTCGCCAATCGCACCGACTACGACCTCTCCAGCCACAGCGAGGCCTCCGGCCAGAGCCTGACCTACTTCGACCAGGCCACGGGCGAGCGCTACACGCCGTATGTGATCGAGCCGTCGTTCGGCCTCACCCGCGCCATGATGGCCTTCCTCGTCGACGCGTACGTCGAGGAGCAGGTGCCCAACGCCAAGGGCGGCACCGACACGCGCACCGTGCTCAAGCTCGACCCGCGCCTGGCTCCGGTCAAAGCCGCCGTGCTCCCGCTGTCGCGCAACGAGAATCTTTCGCCGCTCGCCCGCGAGGTCGCCGACACGCTGCGCGGCTCGTGGGCCGTGGACTTCGACGACGCCGGCGCGATCGGCCGTCGCTACCGCCGTCAGGACGAGATCGGCACGCCGTTCTGCGTCACGGTCGACTTCGACTCGCTCGACGACCGCGCCGTGACCGTACGCGACCGGGACACGATGGCCCAGGAGCGCGTCCCGATCGACGAGCTGCACGCCTACCTGGCGGAGCGCCTCCGCGGCGCCTGA
- a CDS encoding MFS transporter, with protein sequence MGANDDRARKRLSRTPPRWAIIAVLAFAGLCSSFMFTLVVPLQAELPQLLNSSREDTTWVVTITLLVAAVATPISGRLGDMYGKRRVVIALLAILIVGSVIAALSGSIVGVIIGRALQGAVTGVVPLGIAIMRDVLPPERLGTAVALMSATMGVGGAIGMPVAALLAENADWHMLFWLAAALGVLGLLLVLAVVPEDVLRSPGRLDVLGAIGLAIGLTGLLLFVSRGAEWGWTAPLTLVCVIGGVAVLLLWGWYQLRTDDPLLDLRVAARPAVLFTNIAAIGMGFALFASNVTFPQMLEMPAVGGAGFGLDMVAASLVIMPAGLVMMVISPLSGWLERTVGPRPLFTVGAIAIVLAYVFVLLWSTEVWHIFVANIFIGVGIGFTFAAMPMIIMRSVPANETGASNGLNALFRSVGTSTASAVMGGVLAAMSVDVGGVAVPTRAAFEVCFWLAIAAGIVAVVLSLFIPRRRSTEQHPSLR encoded by the coding sequence GTGGGTGCGAACGACGACAGAGCCAGGAAACGCCTCTCCCGTACCCCTCCGCGGTGGGCGATCATCGCGGTGCTGGCGTTCGCGGGCCTGTGCTCGTCGTTCATGTTCACGCTCGTCGTGCCGCTGCAGGCCGAGCTGCCGCAGCTGCTGAACTCCTCGCGCGAGGACACCACCTGGGTGGTCACGATCACCCTGCTCGTGGCCGCCGTCGCGACCCCGATCTCCGGCCGCCTCGGCGACATGTACGGCAAGCGCCGGGTCGTCATCGCGCTGCTCGCGATTCTCATCGTGGGCTCGGTCATCGCCGCGCTCTCCGGGTCGATCGTCGGCGTCATCATCGGCCGTGCCCTCCAGGGGGCCGTGACCGGCGTCGTCCCGCTCGGCATCGCGATCATGCGCGACGTGCTGCCTCCCGAGCGCCTCGGCACCGCGGTCGCCCTCATGAGCGCCACCATGGGCGTCGGCGGGGCGATCGGCATGCCCGTCGCCGCGCTCCTCGCCGAGAACGCCGACTGGCACATGCTGTTCTGGCTCGCGGCCGCCCTCGGGGTCCTCGGGCTGCTCCTCGTGCTCGCCGTGGTGCCGGAGGACGTGCTCCGCTCCCCCGGACGCCTCGACGTGCTCGGCGCCATCGGACTCGCGATCGGTCTCACGGGTCTGCTGCTGTTCGTGTCCCGCGGCGCCGAGTGGGGGTGGACGGCACCGCTCACCCTCGTGTGCGTGATCGGCGGCGTCGCGGTGCTGTTGCTGTGGGGCTGGTATCAGCTCCGTACCGACGACCCGCTGCTCGACCTGCGGGTCGCGGCCCGGCCCGCGGTCCTCTTCACGAACATCGCCGCCATCGGCATGGGCTTCGCCCTGTTCGCCTCGAACGTCACGTTCCCGCAGATGCTGGAGATGCCGGCGGTGGGCGGTGCCGGCTTCGGGCTCGACATGGTGGCCGCTTCGCTCGTCATCATGCCGGCGGGGCTGGTCATGATGGTGATCTCGCCCCTGTCCGGATGGCTGGAGCGCACCGTGGGGCCGCGTCCGCTCTTCACCGTCGGCGCCATCGCGATCGTGCTCGCCTACGTCTTCGTGCTGCTGTGGTCGACCGAGGTGTGGCACATCTTCGTCGCCAACATCTTCATCGGCGTCGGCATCGGGTTCACCTTCGCCGCGATGCCCATGATCATCATGCGCTCCGTGCCGGCGAACGAGACCGGCGCCTCGAACGGGCTGAACGCGCTGTTCCGCTCCGTGGGCACCTCGACGGCCTCGGCCGTGATGGGCGGAGTGCTCGCGGCGATGAGCGTCGACGTCGGCGGCGTGGCGGTGCCGACGAGGGCCGCGTTCGAGGTGTGCTTCTGGCTCGCGATCGCCGCCGGCATCGTGGCCGTGGTGCTCTCGCTGTTCATCCCGCGACGCCGTTCCACGGAGCAGCACCCTTCGCTGCGCTGA
- a CDS encoding peptide MFS transporter, which translates to MSTTAQPPASRDEDTRFFGQPWSLVHIFGVEMWERFSFYGMQGILLIYLYFSVTQGGLGIPEAVAGGIVGAYGGSVYLSTILGAWIADRLFGAERVLFVSAMVIVAGHLALALLPGAVGVGVGLVLVALGSGGLKANATSVVGSLYRADDPRRDAGFSLFYLGINLGAFLGPLLTGLLQSTLGFHWGFGLAALGMTLGLIQYAFGRKALPATAREVPNPLPRARYALVGLLAGAAIVLIAVLVLTGVIRADNLAALVIGVTVVATVVYFSVILSSRRIDSTERSRVWGFVPLFITSVAFWSLYQQQFTVLTIYSDQRLDRSLFGWEMPVSWVQSINPVFIIILSGVFAAIWTRLGTRQPSTPVKFALAAIIMGSAFLLFLPFAGGGANSTPLLAIVGILFVFTVAELLISPVGLSAATKLAPSVFRTQMVALFFLSIALGTAISGELVRFYDPENEVPFFSILGGIAIVVGIGLLLSVKPVLRLMRGVR; encoded by the coding sequence ATGAGCACCACCGCGCAGCCGCCCGCCTCCCGCGACGAGGACACCCGCTTCTTCGGACAGCCGTGGTCGCTCGTGCACATCTTCGGCGTGGAGATGTGGGAGCGCTTCAGCTTCTACGGCATGCAGGGCATCCTGCTCATCTATCTGTACTTCTCGGTGACCCAGGGCGGGCTCGGCATCCCGGAGGCGGTGGCGGGCGGGATCGTCGGCGCGTACGGCGGCTCGGTCTATCTGTCCACCATCCTCGGTGCCTGGATCGCCGACCGCCTGTTCGGCGCGGAACGGGTCCTCTTCGTCAGCGCCATGGTGATCGTCGCGGGGCACCTCGCGCTCGCCCTCCTCCCCGGTGCGGTGGGCGTCGGCGTCGGCCTCGTCCTCGTGGCGCTCGGGTCGGGCGGCCTCAAGGCGAACGCCACCTCGGTGGTGGGCAGCCTCTACCGCGCCGACGATCCCCGACGCGACGCCGGCTTCTCGCTCTTCTACCTGGGCATCAACCTGGGCGCGTTCCTCGGCCCGCTGCTCACCGGCCTGCTGCAGTCGACACTCGGCTTCCACTGGGGCTTCGGGCTCGCGGCGCTCGGCATGACGCTGGGCCTCATCCAGTACGCGTTCGGCCGCAAGGCCCTCCCCGCCACGGCACGCGAGGTGCCGAATCCGCTTCCTCGGGCCCGCTACGCTCTGGTCGGTCTCCTCGCGGGTGCCGCGATCGTGCTCATCGCCGTGCTGGTGCTCACCGGCGTCATCCGCGCCGACAACCTGGCGGCGCTGGTGATCGGGGTCACGGTGGTCGCCACGGTCGTCTACTTCTCGGTGATCCTCAGCAGCCGCCGGATCGACAGCACCGAGCGATCCCGTGTCTGGGGCTTCGTCCCGCTCTTCATCACCAGCGTCGCTTTCTGGTCGCTCTACCAGCAGCAGTTCACCGTCCTGACGATCTACTCCGACCAGCGCCTGGATCGCAGCCTCTTCGGCTGGGAGATGCCGGTGTCCTGGGTGCAGTCCATCAACCCGGTCTTCATCATCATCCTCTCCGGCGTCTTCGCGGCGATCTGGACCCGCCTCGGGACGCGTCAGCCTTCCACGCCGGTGAAGTTCGCCCTGGCGGCGATCATCATGGGATCCGCGTTCCTGCTCTTCCTGCCCTTCGCCGGCGGCGGGGCGAACTCCACGCCGCTGCTCGCGATCGTCGGCATCCTCTTCGTGTTCACCGTCGCGGAGCTGCTGATCTCGCCGGTGGGTCTGTCAGCGGCGACCAAGCTGGCGCCGTCCGTCTTCCGGACCCAGATGGTCGCCCTGTTCTTCCTCTCGATCGCGCTCGGGACCGCGATCTCCGGAGAGCTGGTGCGGTTCTACGACCCGGAGAACGAGGTGCCGTTCTTCTCGATCCTCGGCGGCATCGCGATCGTCGTCGGCATCGGGCTGCTGTTGAGCGTGAAGCCGGTGCTGCGGCTCATGCGCGGGGTACGGTGA
- a CDS encoding serine hydrolase, with amino-acid sequence MGATDPGDAFRNPSAPGASGSAPESSSGRRSQRPGARRLPRRVAVGRRSFTSTLKALEGLANAGAQVSVHVVDLDSHVHVLAGDDHVTLPVAGLGVVPLLIEVAAAFESGALDPLEIVERSSVEAVESSGLWRHLRAPALPLEDLAVLAATAGDPIAVNILLEKVGHDRVRERIEGLGLRRTALLDRFRDRRGPDDAPQVAVGSARELAGLFSALVNSQVVDAAVSAQVSEWLSLNQDLSLVAASTGLDPFAHEHDAHGLLFVNKTGRDRGVRAEAGVLAGPRAGVAYSLIVCFDDLSISHRLRAHDAFRVLGVELMEYTH; translated from the coding sequence GTGGGTGCGACCGACCCTGGTGACGCGTTCCGGAACCCCTCGGCTCCCGGAGCGTCCGGGAGCGCGCCTGAGTCGTCCAGCGGTCGTCGTTCGCAGCGGCCGGGAGCCCGGCGGCTGCCCCGCCGCGTGGCTGTCGGACGGCGGTCGTTCACGTCGACGCTGAAGGCTCTCGAGGGCCTGGCGAACGCGGGTGCGCAGGTGTCCGTTCACGTGGTCGACCTCGACTCCCATGTGCACGTACTGGCGGGGGACGACCACGTCACGCTCCCCGTGGCGGGTCTCGGTGTCGTCCCGCTGCTGATCGAGGTGGCGGCGGCGTTCGAGTCCGGCGCCCTCGATCCGCTGGAGATCGTCGAGCGGTCGAGCGTCGAGGCCGTGGAGAGCTCCGGCCTGTGGCGGCACCTGCGGGCCCCGGCGCTGCCGCTGGAGGACCTCGCCGTGCTCGCCGCGACGGCCGGTGACCCGATCGCCGTGAACATCCTGCTGGAGAAGGTCGGGCACGATCGGGTGCGTGAGCGCATCGAGGGACTGGGGCTGCGACGCACCGCCCTGCTCGATCGGTTCCGCGATCGCCGCGGTCCGGACGACGCGCCGCAGGTCGCGGTGGGGTCGGCGCGCGAGCTGGCGGGTCTGTTCTCCGCGCTCGTGAACTCCCAGGTGGTGGATGCCGCCGTCAGCGCTCAGGTGTCGGAGTGGCTCAGCCTCAACCAGGACCTCAGTCTCGTGGCCGCCTCGACGGGTCTCGACCCCTTCGCGCACGAGCACGATGCCCACGGCCTGCTGTTCGTGAACAAGACCGGCCGCGACCGTGGGGTCCGCGCCGAGGCCGGGGTGCTCGCCGGACCGCGGGCCGGTGTCGCCTACTCCCTGATCGTGTGTTTCGACGACCTGTCGATCAGCCACCGCCTCCGCGCCCACGACGCCTTCCGCGTGCTCGGAGTCGAGCTCATGGAGTACACGCACTGA
- a CDS encoding sensor histidine kinase has translation MLSGGDLLQILLTSLLVAVGVAAVAVLLLRALRRRGVRVQLMVVASAGAVAMAGAVVAIALEMYISTHDLTILLAVIAVSLVLGLGMAWMLARTMRSWAVRFSASLSRLGSSDVTPDGPAASRELAELSTQLAVVSAEVDAARAELVRLDSARRRFFAWISHDLRTPLTAVRVLAEAVEDGAAVAPERFAVQVRGQVETMSRMVDDLFELSRLTSGAVQLQTEQVVLRDVVSDAVADVAAAAARRDVRIVERGIAGPVLWADPHQVGRIVVNLLTNAIRHAPRGTEIVVSATMADRDRLVLGVLDQGAGVAVEDLDRMFDVGWREDAARAAAGDDDGVASGAGLGLSIARGLARAHGGDVFAERTAAGFRMNVSLPVGAPHRS, from the coding sequence ATGCTCTCCGGTGGGGACCTGCTGCAGATCCTCCTGACGAGTCTGCTCGTCGCGGTCGGCGTCGCCGCCGTCGCCGTGCTGCTCCTGCGTGCGCTCCGCCGGCGCGGGGTCCGCGTCCAGCTCATGGTGGTCGCGAGTGCGGGTGCGGTCGCGATGGCAGGGGCCGTGGTGGCGATCGCCCTGGAGATGTACATCTCCACCCACGACCTGACGATCCTCCTCGCCGTGATCGCCGTATCGCTCGTGCTCGGCCTCGGCATGGCGTGGATGCTGGCCCGGACGATGCGGTCCTGGGCCGTGCGTTTCTCCGCCTCCCTGAGCCGACTCGGAAGCAGTGACGTCACGCCGGACGGGCCGGCCGCCTCTCGTGAGCTCGCCGAGCTCTCGACACAACTCGCGGTGGTGTCGGCCGAGGTGGACGCGGCGAGGGCCGAGCTCGTGCGGCTGGATTCCGCCCGTCGGCGCTTCTTCGCCTGGATCTCCCACGACCTGCGCACTCCGCTCACCGCCGTCCGGGTGCTCGCTGAGGCGGTGGAGGACGGGGCGGCGGTCGCGCCGGAGCGTTTCGCCGTTCAGGTCCGGGGCCAGGTCGAGACGATGAGCCGGATGGTCGACGACCTCTTCGAGCTGTCCCGCCTCACGTCCGGTGCGGTGCAACTGCAGACCGAGCAGGTGGTCCTGCGGGATGTCGTCTCCGATGCGGTGGCCGACGTCGCGGCCGCCGCAGCGCGACGAGACGTCCGGATCGTCGAGCGCGGGATCGCCGGTCCGGTGCTCTGGGCCGACCCCCATCAGGTCGGCAGGATCGTCGTGAACCTGCTCACGAACGCCATCCGGCATGCCCCTCGGGGCACGGAGATCGTGGTGTCCGCGACGATGGCCGATCGGGACCGCCTCGTCCTGGGGGTGCTGGATCAGGGAGCGGGTGTGGCGGTCGAGGACCTGGATCGGATGTTCGATGTCGGCTGGCGCGAGGATGCAGCCCGGGCGGCGGCGGGCGATGATGACGGGGTCGCGTCGGGTGCCGGGCTCGGGCTGTCCATCGCCCGGGGGTTGGCCCGGGCGCACGGCGGCGACGTCTTCGCCGAGCGGACGGCCGCGGGCTTCCGCATGAACGTCTCGCTCCCGGTGGGGGCACCACATCGCTCGTGA
- a CDS encoding ABC-F family ATP-binding cassette domain-containing protein, whose product MFPVLSTPSDSSVRTHRECTLQAASVRFADHLVLDRVDLVVGPTDRLAVIGDNGAGKSTLLDLLAGTLVPTSGEVRIDLPGGVAHARQNPILAEGATVADAIDELLGDLRALEHDLGRAYDLLAVAGPAEPAQQMAAVARLQDRFESRGGYDVDRRIDTALEQLGLGGVDRARPVAALSGGERARLALAVALSAGAELLLLDEPTNDLDDRALTWLEDLLAAHRGALVVVTHDRDFLDRFATDVVQVEGGGLRRYGDGYPGFLRARAAERRAATARHEEWKTEVARAESLLAANAFRLHAIPRKLELDGFGHGAFRARSRDHGAVGRIRMAKERLARLRDNPCPPPPEPLRFVVAAQDPGSLDCSEEPLLTLDAVSFREPGRRLDMSQWTIEAGSRWLVTGPNGAGKTTLLGLLVGELLPASGTVVRGDGLRIAYLRQEVDTGLRGAAVDVFAARTGTPPVEARDALLAHGLFRGPEVDRDVRAISAGQHRRLDLAVALTSRFDLLLLDEPTNHLDPELVEQLEDALVAHPAAVVTVTHDRRWRRHAAYARRVQVEEGVATT is encoded by the coding sequence ATGTTCCCTGTACTCTCGACCCCTTCCGACTCTTCGGTCCGCACTCATCGCGAGTGCACGCTGCAGGCCGCGTCCGTCCGGTTCGCCGACCATCTCGTTCTGGACCGCGTCGACCTCGTCGTCGGCCCCACCGACCGCCTCGCCGTCATCGGCGACAACGGCGCCGGGAAGTCGACGCTCCTCGATCTGCTCGCCGGAACCCTCGTGCCCACGTCCGGGGAGGTGCGGATCGATCTTCCCGGCGGGGTCGCGCATGCCCGGCAGAATCCGATTCTCGCGGAGGGAGCGACGGTGGCCGACGCCATCGACGAGCTACTCGGCGACCTCCGCGCGCTGGAGCACGACCTCGGCCGTGCGTACGACCTTCTCGCCGTCGCGGGTCCTGCCGAGCCCGCGCAGCAGATGGCCGCAGTGGCCCGGCTGCAGGACCGCTTCGAGTCCCGCGGCGGATACGACGTCGACCGTCGCATCGACACCGCCCTCGAACAGCTCGGGCTGGGCGGGGTGGACCGCGCGCGACCGGTGGCCGCGCTGTCGGGAGGAGAGCGGGCGCGGCTCGCCCTCGCGGTCGCCCTCTCCGCCGGAGCCGAGCTGCTGCTCCTCGACGAGCCCACGAACGACCTCGACGACCGGGCGCTGACCTGGCTCGAGGACCTTCTCGCGGCGCACCGGGGCGCGCTGGTGGTCGTGACGCACGACCGTGACTTCCTGGACCGTTTCGCCACGGACGTCGTGCAGGTGGAAGGCGGCGGGCTCCGACGCTACGGCGACGGCTACCCCGGGTTCCTGCGGGCGCGCGCGGCCGAGAGACGTGCGGCGACCGCGCGCCACGAGGAGTGGAAGACCGAGGTCGCCCGCGCCGAGTCCCTGCTCGCCGCCAACGCGTTCCGGCTGCACGCGATCCCGCGGAAGCTCGAGCTCGACGGCTTCGGTCATGGCGCCTTCCGGGCGCGGAGTCGCGACCACGGTGCCGTCGGACGCATCCGCATGGCCAAGGAGAGGCTGGCGCGGCTCCGGGACAACCCGTGCCCGCCGCCGCCGGAGCCGCTGCGGTTCGTGGTCGCGGCACAGGATCCGGGGTCTCTTGACTGCTCCGAAGAGCCGCTCCTGACGCTCGATGCCGTCTCCTTCCGTGAACCGGGACGACGGCTCGACATGTCGCAGTGGACGATCGAGGCCGGTTCGCGGTGGCTCGTGACCGGGCCGAACGGCGCCGGGAAGACGACGCTCCTCGGCCTCCTCGTCGGCGAGCTCCTCCCCGCGTCCGGGACGGTCGTCCGTGGGGACGGGCTGCGGATCGCGTACCTTCGTCAGGAGGTCGACACAGGCCTGCGGGGCGCGGCCGTCGACGTCTTCGCGGCCCGGACCGGCACGCCGCCGGTGGAGGCGCGAGACGCTCTCCTGGCCCATGGACTCTTCCGCGGGCCGGAGGTGGACCGCGACGTACGGGCCATCTCGGCCGGGCAGCATCGTCGTCTGGATCTCGCGGTGGCGCTGACGTCGCGATTCGACCTCCTGCTGCTCGACGAGCCGACCAACCACCTCGATCCCGAGCTCGTGGAGCAGCTCGAGGACGCCCTCGTCGCGCACCCCGCCGCCGTCGTCACGGTGACGCACGACCGGCGGTGGAGACGTCACGCCGCGTACGCACGGCGCGTGCAGGTCGAGGAGGGCGTGGCCACCACCTGA
- a CDS encoding GNAT family N-acetyltransferase: MRTIRDLDTVELILDAQSLLDSIRGPQRVVDAGTLRALQQSGNYVVGFFDGEGDEERMVGASIAFFGEPARRAMHSHITALLPEYRGRGWGRELKEHQRQWAFSRDVGRITWTFDPLVARNAHFFLTVLGARATGYSINRYGIFGGGDAGDESDRLDVEWALADIAKPPAEDAVVETLEIPDDIEGMRESDPAAAHEWRLRLRAQMEGLLGSGLTIAGFETGRGYLFTA, encoded by the coding sequence GTGCGAACCATCCGCGATCTCGACACCGTTGAACTCATCCTCGACGCCCAGAGCCTGCTCGACTCCATCCGGGGTCCGCAGCGCGTGGTGGACGCCGGGACCCTGCGCGCCCTGCAGCAGTCGGGCAACTACGTCGTCGGCTTCTTCGACGGCGAGGGCGACGAGGAGCGCATGGTCGGCGCGTCGATCGCCTTCTTCGGCGAACCGGCCCGCCGCGCCATGCACTCGCACATCACCGCGCTGCTGCCCGAGTACCGGGGGCGCGGATGGGGCCGTGAGCTCAAGGAACACCAGCGGCAGTGGGCCTTCTCCCGCGACGTCGGCCGCATCACGTGGACCTTCGACCCGCTGGTCGCCCGCAACGCGCACTTCTTCCTGACCGTGCTCGGGGCGCGCGCCACGGGCTACTCGATCAACCGCTACGGCATCTTCGGTGGCGGCGATGCGGGCGACGAGAGCGACCGCCTCGACGTCGAGTGGGCGCTCGCGGACATCGCCAAGCCCCCGGCGGAGGACGCCGTCGTGGAGACGCTGGAGATCCCGGACGACATCGAAGGCATGCGGGAGTCCGACCCGGCGGCCGCGCACGAGTGGCGGCTGCGGCTGCGCGCACAGATGGAGGGTCTGCTCGGCAGCGGTCTCACGATCGCGGGCTTCGAGACCGGTCGGGGTTACCTCTTCACGGCGTGA